The Rubricoccus marinus nucleotide sequence GGCGTTGGCCGAAAAGCTGGAGGGCGTGCTCGTGCTCCACGGAGACCCCGCCGACATCGACTTCCTGGCGCGCGAAGGCCTCGCCGAAACCGACGCCGTGGTGGCCGTGACGGCGGACGAGGAGTCCAACCTCGTCTCGTGCCTCATGGCCAAGCACCTCGGCGTCAAGAAAACCGTCGCGCTGCTCTCCAAGAGCTCCTACATCCCCGTCGCGCAGACGATTGGCCTGGACGCGGCCGTAAGCCAGAAGCTGGCCGTCAGCCGCGAGGTGCTGCGCTTCTTGCGCGGCGCCCACGTCCGCTCCGTCGCCACCGTGCAGGGCCTCGACGCCGAGATCCTCGAACTCGTGGCCGACCCCGGCTCTCGCATTACGCGCGGGCCGCTGATGACGCTCAAGCTGCCCTCTGGCGTCCTCGTGGGCGCCGTGGTCGGCGACCGCGTCGAGATCGCGACGGGCCAGACCGTGGTGCAGCCCGGCACCCGCGTGATCGTTTTCGCCACGCCCGAGCGCGTGGGCGACGTCGAGGCGCTGTTCGCGGGCCGGTGAGCGGGGCGCGGCCTCTGGCGCGGTGCAGGGCGCGGAGTACCGGGTACTCCACAGGTGAGGCACGTGGCGGCGTCAGGGGCCTCCGTCGATTCCCGTCGCCTCGTGTGAAGGCGTCGGCATCGTTGTGGTCGCCCCTCATTCCCACCCTGAGCGAGCGTAGCGGAACCGGCTCCAGACCGAACGGAGGAATGGGGCCTACATGCCGTGAGCGCCAGAGGTCTGTCCAGCGCGCGAGCACCTGTCGCATGGATCCCTCGGGTGCGCCGGACGCGCCGACCTCACTCCGCGAGAGGCCTTGGGCGCTCGCGCAGAAGCGTACCCCGTACCCCACACTCCGTACCCGCCCGGGTACCCACCCGCCTCTGGCGCAAGAGGCCACCGACTACTCCATTTCGTGACTCTCGATTACAAGTCCATCGCGGGCGTGCTCGGCGCCCTTCTCGGGGCGCTCGGCGTGTCGCTGCTGGCGCCGATGGGCGTGGCGCTGGCCTACGGCGAGGCCGAGTGGTGGGGCTTCGCCGTGACCGCGGCCGGCTCGGTCGCGCTCGGCGGCGGGCTCTGGGCCGCGTACCGCCCGAAGGGGGAGCTCCGCGTGCGCGAGGGCTTCGCGATCGTGGCGACGGCGTGGTGGGTGCTCTCCCTCGTCGGCGCGCTGCCGTGGGTGATGACCGGCGTGCTGGACTCGATGTCCGACGCCTTTTTCGAGGTCATGAGCGGCTTTACCACGACGGGTGCCACGATCCTGGGCGGGGCCGACACGCCCGCCATTGAGGCTGTGCCCAACAGCTTCCTGTTCTGGCGGAGCCTCACGCACTGGCTGGGCGGCATGGGCGTGGTCGTCCTCGCGATCGCCGTGCTCCCCATGCTGGGCGTGGGCGGCATGCAGCTGTTCAAGGCTGAGGTGCCCGGCCCGAGCGCCGACAAGCTCACGCCGCGCGTGACCGAGACGGCGAAGAGGCTGTGGGCCATTTACGTCGGCCTCACCTTTATTCAGGTGCTCCTCCTCCTGCCGGTGATGAGCGTGTTCGACGCCGTCAACCACGCGTTCGCAACGCTGGCCACAGGCGGCTTCTCGACGGAGAACGGCAGCGTGGGCCAGTACGGGTCGGCGTACATCGACTGGGTGATCACCATTTTCATGCTGCTGGCGGGCATGAACTTCGCCCTCCACTACCAGCTCCTCCACCGCAACGTATCGGTCCTCTGGAAGAACGAGGAGCTCCGCGTCTACTTCGCCATCGTGCTGGGCGCGACGGCGCTGCTGACGTTCTCGCTTTGGAGCCCGACGAACAACCTCCTCCCCAGCCCCGTCACGCTCAACGGCCAGGTGGTCCTGGCCTCTGGCGAGACGGCGCCAGAGGGCGGCGGCGTGGACGTGTCCGAGTCGGTCACGACCGACGCGCCGCGTGCGGGCGGGGATGACATCGGCGGCGGCGCGGGCACCGAGCCGACTGAGATCCGCGGCCGTGAGGTCATCACCTACGATTCGTTCGCCGACGCGCTGCGCTACTCCGCTTTCCAGGCCGCCGCCATCATCACCACAACGGGCTTCGGCACGGCCGATTACGAGGTGTGGCCGCCTCTGGCGGTGGGCGTCCTGCTCGCGCTGTTCTTCGTGGGCGGTATGGCCGGCAGCACCGGCGGCGGCGTCAAGGTGGTCCGCGTGCTGCTGATCCTCAAGAACTCGTTCCGCGAGATGCGCCAGCTTGTGCACCCGCAGGCCATCCTGCCCATCCGGCTGGACCACCG carries:
- a CDS encoding TrkH family potassium uptake protein, whose product is MTLDYKSIAGVLGALLGALGVSLLAPMGVALAYGEAEWWGFAVTAAGSVALGGGLWAAYRPKGELRVREGFAIVATAWWVLSLVGALPWVMTGVLDSMSDAFFEVMSGFTTTGATILGGADTPAIEAVPNSFLFWRSLTHWLGGMGVVVLAIAVLPMLGVGGMQLFKAEVPGPSADKLTPRVTETAKRLWAIYVGLTFIQVLLLLPVMSVFDAVNHAFATLATGGFSTENGSVGQYGSAYIDWVITIFMLLAGMNFALHYQLLHRNVSVLWKNEELRVYFAIVLGATALLTFSLWSPTNNLLPSPVTLNGQVVLASGETAPEGGGVDVSESVTTDAPRAGGDDIGGGAGTEPTEIRGREVITYDSFADALRYSAFQAAAIITTTGFGTADYEVWPPLAVGVLLALFFVGGMAGSTGGGVKVVRVLLILKNSFREMRQLVHPQAILPIRLDHRVVPDGIMRNVLSFIVLYIGLIGLGTLAMAFLGLDWMSAFTSTFSCVGNVGPAFGTMGPTENYTHVPEVGKWVLSLLMMAGRLEIFTVLLLFTPGFWKR